One window of the Gammaproteobacteria bacterium genome contains the following:
- a CDS encoding XRE family transcriptional regulator, translating into MFGQRLRLARKRAGLSLRALAERMDPKVTAQAISKYEAGKMMPSSAVLVGLGDALDVSLDFLMSDRVDVLDGLVFRKDSGTSARDRARAEAVLTDNLERYLTIEDILGIPPAADCLEHCRCDRIATEAEIDQRAEELREAWDLGMDPVPSLCALLEEKGIKVVEADLPERISGLACRAIGRGRIVADAVLVSSRTNVERKRFTLAHELAHKIIRSTGNPAIKLEAAMNRFAGAFLVPARDLLEKVGGRRRRVTYYEIARLKHTYGVSAAAMLVRLGQVGVLRASAVRRAFATFARSWRTTEPEPMGDEQGFGAFEKPQRFRRLVWRAVGEELISPVRGAALLGEPLEVVEWQVSGPGVG; encoded by the coding sequence ATGTTCGGACAACGGCTTCGGCTGGCCCGCAAGCGAGCAGGCCTTTCCCTCCGAGCGCTTGCCGAGCGGATGGACCCGAAGGTCACCGCGCAGGCCATCAGCAAGTACGAGGCGGGCAAGATGATGCCCTCGTCGGCTGTCCTGGTCGGCCTCGGCGACGCGCTTGATGTCTCGCTGGACTTCCTCATGAGCGACCGCGTCGATGTGCTGGACGGCCTCGTGTTCCGCAAGGACTCGGGCACTTCCGCCCGCGACCGCGCCCGGGCCGAAGCCGTCCTGACCGACAACCTCGAGCGATACTTGACCATCGAGGACATTCTCGGCATTCCGCCCGCGGCCGACTGCTTGGAGCACTGCCGCTGCGACCGCATCGCCACCGAGGCCGAGATCGACCAGCGCGCTGAAGAGCTCCGGGAAGCGTGGGACCTCGGCATGGATCCGGTACCCAGCCTGTGCGCCCTGCTGGAGGAAAAGGGAATCAAGGTGGTCGAGGCCGACCTCCCCGAGCGCATCAGCGGTCTCGCGTGCCGGGCCATCGGGCGGGGGAGGATCGTCGCCGATGCGGTGTTGGTGTCCAGCCGGACCAACGTCGAACGCAAACGCTTCACCTTGGCCCACGAACTCGCGCACAAGATCATCCGGTCGACCGGCAACCCGGCCATCAAGCTGGAGGCGGCGATGAACCGCTTCGCGGGCGCGTTCCTCGTCCCCGCGCGGGATCTCCTGGAGAAGGTCGGGGGGAGGCGACGCCGCGTCACCTACTACGAGATCGCCCGTCTCAAGCACACCTACGGGGTCTCGGCGGCGGCCATGCTGGTCCGCCTCGGTCAGGTGGGTGTGCTGCGGGCGTCCGCGGTCCGGCGCGCGTTCGCGACGTTCGCCCGGTCGTGGCGTACGACGGAACCGGAACCGATGGGCGACGAGCAGGGATTCGGTGCGTTCGAGAAGCCGCAGCGCTTCAGGCGGCTGGTTTGGCGTGCCGTGGGAGAGGAACTGATCTCGCCGGTTCGCGGGGCGGCGCTGCTGGGGGAGCCGCTAGAGGTGGTAGAGTGGCAGGTTAGCGGGCCAGGGGTGGGATGA
- a CDS encoding DUF885 family protein, which produces MSRSKLRPSPLIAGIALIVVGVLFVRCTADPTDSAIAAGPGSHADLVQLFEEWRAFEMPEFVDGVPDYSAAAMARQHAELPQWQLRLNALAAESWPVAEQIDWHLVRAEMNGLDFDHRVRRPWARDPAFYVIMFLAESDVPAHEGAVIHGWVDTWTYDYPLSDADAAELTARIGAIPALLEQARVNLADSNARDLWLAGVRDFAGQARDLDTYAQQVAGTSADLDQAIADARAASEDFSVWLEEGASSRTGPSGVGADNYTWYMQNVHLVPYSWEEQVTLMRRELARSHSSMRLEENRNRALPELERIASTEEYDRRLNESVDLYMRFLEEEEVETIFDYMDPALRAVNGSFSPVEPGELRNFFQEVIYRDPDAFRPHMHHWIELARMREDPHPSPIRAVPSLYNIFDSRSEGLATGVEEMFMHLGLLDDNSPRARELVWIMLAQRAARALSGLNLHGDVFDMEEAVEHAMTWTPRGWLTEGDLVRGEQSLYLRQPGYGTSYVTGKIQIEELMSEYAIQEGDDFTVKRFFDAFYGAGVIPIVLTRWEMIGEKDPILELD; this is translated from the coding sequence ATGTCCCGCAGCAAGCTTCGTCCCTCTCCCCTCATCGCCGGGATCGCGCTCATCGTGGTCGGAGTCCTCTTCGTGCGGTGTACGGCGGATCCCACGGACTCCGCCATCGCCGCCGGCCCCGGATCCCACGCCGACCTGGTGCAGCTCTTCGAGGAGTGGCGAGCCTTCGAGATGCCCGAATTCGTGGATGGCGTCCCCGACTATTCCGCCGCGGCGATGGCGCGCCAGCACGCCGAGCTCCCGCAGTGGCAGCTGCGCCTGAACGCCCTGGCCGCCGAGAGCTGGCCCGTCGCCGAGCAGATCGACTGGCACCTGGTGCGGGCGGAGATGAACGGGCTCGACTTCGACCACCGTGTGCGCCGGCCATGGGCGCGCGATCCGGCCTTCTATGTGATCATGTTCCTGGCGGAGAGCGACGTCCCGGCCCATGAAGGCGCCGTGATCCACGGCTGGGTCGATACCTGGACCTACGACTATCCGCTGTCGGACGCGGATGCGGCGGAACTCACGGCCCGCATCGGCGCCATCCCGGCGCTGCTGGAACAGGCTCGCGTGAACCTCGCCGACTCCAACGCCCGCGATCTCTGGCTGGCAGGCGTCCGCGACTTCGCCGGTCAGGCCCGTGACCTCGACACCTACGCCCAGCAGGTCGCCGGCACCAGCGCCGATCTCGACCAGGCCATCGCCGACGCGCGCGCCGCCTCCGAGGACTTCAGCGTCTGGTTGGAGGAGGGTGCCTCCTCCCGCACCGGGCCGTCCGGGGTCGGGGCCGACAACTACACTTGGTACATGCAGAACGTCCACCTGGTCCCGTATTCGTGGGAGGAGCAGGTGACCCTCATGCGCCGCGAGCTGGCGCGCTCGCATTCCTCCATGCGGCTGGAGGAGAACCGCAACCGCGCTCTGCCCGAACTCGAGCGCATCGCCTCCACGGAGGAATACGACCGGCGCCTGAACGAGTCCGTCGACCTCTACATGCGGTTCCTCGAAGAGGAGGAGGTCGAGACGATCTTCGACTACATGGATCCCGCGCTCAGGGCGGTGAACGGAAGCTTCTCGCCCGTGGAGCCCGGCGAACTGCGCAACTTCTTCCAGGAAGTCATCTACCGCGATCCGGACGCCTTCCGTCCGCACATGCACCACTGGATCGAGCTGGCGCGCATGCGCGAGGACCCGCACCCGAGCCCCATCCGGGCCGTGCCCTCGCTCTACAACATCTTCGACTCACGCTCCGAGGGCCTGGCGACCGGCGTCGAGGAGATGTTCATGCATCTGGGGCTTCTGGACGACAACTCGCCCCGGGCACGCGAACTCGTTTGGATCATGCTGGCGCAGCGGGCGGCGCGCGCCCTGAGCGGGCTCAACCTGCACGGCGACGTCTTCGACATGGAGGAGGCGGTCGAGCACGCGATGACCTGGACGCCGCGTGGATGGCTTACCGAGGGAGATCTGGTGCGCGGCGAGCAGAGCCTCTACCTCAGGCAGCCCGGATACGGCACCAGCTACGTCACCGGCAAGATCCAGATCGAGGAACTGATGTCCGAGTACGCCATCCAGGAGGGCGACGACTTCACCGTCAAGCGCTTCTTCGACGCCTTCTACGGCGCCGGCGTGATCCCCATCGTGCTCACGCGCTGGGAGATGATCGGCGAGAAGGATCCGATTCTTGAGTTGGACTGA
- a CDS encoding Xaa-Pro dipeptidyl-peptidase: MTEIRPVYRPNRPRLARTPTRSDTTPRFLSLARACALFAALPLLAPAACYDGPRPVFEDGEAQVVPEFGDSATWVRHELWVETDFDSDGDGAPDRVHVDVTRPAATETGLEVAVIYETSPYYSGTGGLNFDYFWDIRQEVGEPPPPRTVMPSMDHIEEQPVISNSHIATWVPRGFAVVHSQSPGTGQSQGCPTVGGENESLAPRAVIDWLNGRARGFTAADGGEEVSAYWSTGSVGMIGTSYNGTLPLAAATTGVEGLEAIIPVAPNTSYYHYYRSHGLVRSPGGYPGEDIDVLYDFINSGPMENRDYCNRTVRTELMQARFDRASGDYNDFWAGRDYLNHIDGVRAATLMAHGFNDWNVMPEHSYRIVAALRDRGVPVQVYYHQGGHGGEPPLSLMNRWFSRYLYGIENGVENDPGAWIVRGADDRLSPTPYPAYPHPDAEPVRLHPSGEGRARGMLSLEADSDVGEQSLTDDAGFSGAELAGAEASEHRLLFATPALADDVHLSGLSRVSLRLAADRAAANLSVWLVSLPWTEGASINGNLITRGWADPQNAASLRESAPLVPGEFVELAFDLQPDDQIIPAGQQIGLMIFSSDADFTLHPEPGTRLTIDLAGTALDLPVVGGRGALARALGID, from the coding sequence ATGACCGAGATCCGTCCCGTGTACCGTCCGAACCGCCCCCGTCTCGCCAGGACGCCGACTCGCTCCGACACCACCCCGCGCTTCCTCTCCCTCGCGCGGGCATGCGCACTCTTCGCCGCCCTGCCGCTGCTCGCCCCCGCGGCCTGCTACGACGGCCCCCGGCCCGTGTTCGAGGACGGAGAAGCGCAGGTCGTCCCCGAGTTCGGGGATTCAGCCACCTGGGTGCGCCACGAACTCTGGGTCGAGACCGACTTCGATTCCGACGGCGACGGCGCTCCCGACCGCGTGCACGTGGACGTGACGCGCCCCGCCGCGACCGAAACCGGGCTCGAGGTCGCCGTGATCTACGAGACCAGCCCGTACTATTCCGGCACCGGCGGCCTCAACTTCGACTACTTCTGGGACATCCGGCAGGAGGTAGGCGAGCCGCCCCCTCCGCGCACGGTGATGCCTTCGATGGACCACATCGAGGAGCAGCCGGTCATCTCCAACTCGCACATCGCCACCTGGGTGCCGCGTGGCTTCGCGGTGGTGCACTCGCAGTCCCCCGGGACAGGCCAGTCGCAGGGCTGCCCCACCGTGGGCGGCGAGAACGAATCCCTCGCCCCCAGGGCGGTGATCGACTGGTTGAACGGGCGTGCGCGCGGCTTCACCGCGGCCGACGGCGGGGAGGAGGTGAGCGCCTACTGGTCCACCGGCAGCGTGGGCATGATCGGGACCTCCTACAACGGCACCCTGCCGCTGGCCGCAGCCACCACGGGGGTGGAGGGGCTGGAGGCGATCATCCCTGTGGCTCCCAACACGTCGTACTACCACTACTACCGGTCGCATGGTCTGGTGCGCTCGCCGGGCGGCTACCCCGGCGAGGACATCGATGTCCTCTACGACTTCATCAACAGCGGCCCGATGGAGAACCGCGACTACTGCAACCGCACCGTCCGCACCGAACTCATGCAGGCGCGCTTCGACCGCGCCTCGGGCGACTACAACGACTTCTGGGCCGGCCGCGACTACCTCAACCACATCGATGGCGTGCGCGCCGCGACGCTCATGGCGCACGGCTTCAACGACTGGAACGTGATGCCCGAGCACAGCTACCGCATCGTGGCCGCGCTGCGCGACCGCGGCGTGCCGGTGCAGGTGTACTACCACCAGGGGGGCCACGGGGGCGAGCCGCCGCTCAGCCTCATGAACCGCTGGTTTTCCCGGTATCTGTACGGGATCGAGAACGGCGTGGAGAACGATCCGGGCGCCTGGATCGTGCGCGGGGCCGACGACCGCCTGAGCCCCACCCCTTATCCGGCCTATCCCCATCCCGACGCGGAGCCGGTGCGCCTGCACCCGTCCGGCGAGGGACGGGCGCGGGGCATGCTCTCGCTCGAGGCCGATTCCGATGTCGGGGAGCAGTCGCTCACCGACGACGCGGGTTTCTCCGGCGCAGAGCTGGCCGGGGCGGAGGCCTCGGAGCATCGGTTGCTGTTCGCGACGCCCGCACTCGCGGACGACGTCCACCTGTCCGGCCTTTCCCGCGTGTCCCTCCGACTCGCCGCCGACCGCGCCGCCGCCAACCTCTCGGTCTGGCTGGTGTCGCTTCCCTGGACCGAGGGCGCGTCGATCAACGGCAACCTCATCACGCGCGGATGGGCCGACCCGCAGAACGCGGCCTCGCTGCGCGAGAGCGCGCCGCTGGTCCCGGGCGAGTTCGTCGAGCTCGCCTTCGACCTTCAGCCAGACGACCAGATCATCCCCGCAGGGCAGCAGATCGGGCTCATGATCTTCTCCAGCGACGCCGACTTCACCCTTCATCCCGAGCCCGGAACCCGGCTCACCATCGACCTCGCGGGAACCGCCCTCGACCTGCCTGTCGTGGGAGGGCGCGGGGCGCTGGCACGAGCGCTGGGCATCGACTGA
- a CDS encoding type II toxin-antitoxin system HicA family toxin → MKRRDLLRHLTEHGCAFLREGGNHTLYINRMAKKVSTIPRHNEINRDLARKICKDLQVPRPPES, encoded by the coding sequence GTGAAGCGCCGCGATCTGCTGCGGCACCTGACAGAACACGGGTGCGCCTTCCTGCGGGAGGGCGGGAACCACACCCTCTACATCAACCGGATGGCCAAGAAGGTTTCGACGATTCCCCGGCACAACGAGATCAACCGGGACCTCGCGCGAAAGATCTGCAAAGACCTCCAAGTGCCCCGTCCGCCAGAAAGCTAA
- a CDS encoding type II toxin-antitoxin system HicB family antitoxin encodes MDLKCTAVFRKVPEGYIAFIEEFPGANTQGASLEEARANLREAVALVVEANRTLAREDAGGDAVIREPITVTA; translated from the coding sequence GTGGACCTGAAATGCACGGCGGTGTTCCGGAAAGTTCCCGAGGGCTACATCGCCTTCATCGAAGAATTCCCCGGTGCCAACACCCAGGGCGCCTCCCTTGAGGAAGCTCGAGCGAACCTTCGGGAAGCCGTCGCGCTGGTGGTCGAAGCCAACCGGACCCTGGCCCGCGAGGACGCCGGCGGGGATGCGGTCATCAGAGAGCCGATCACCGTCACGGCGTGA
- a CDS encoding HAD family hydrolase, which yields MSAARTCLQGAVFLDLYGTVAREVGYINHPDRFRLHDFSGEAIRLLNRAGYRVFVATNQSGIARGYFTEEVLNEVHRRLVDALAREGARVEAVYHCPHLPPEGRPAVCDCRKPLPGMLHRAACEHGVDLTASWMAGDMITDVETGHAAGARGILLRTGYGRGQIEYLRHRWRVEPDLICDDLLAAARAIVAALPQHPR from the coding sequence ATGTCCGCCGCTCGCACATGCCTTCAGGGAGCCGTCTTCCTCGACCTGTATGGCACGGTCGCGCGCGAGGTGGGCTACATCAATCATCCCGACCGCTTCCGCCTGCACGACTTTTCGGGGGAGGCCATCCGCCTGCTCAACCGGGCCGGCTACCGGGTGTTCGTGGCCACCAACCAGTCGGGGATCGCGCGCGGGTATTTCACCGAGGAGGTGCTGAACGAGGTGCACCGCCGCCTGGTCGACGCCCTGGCGCGCGAGGGGGCCCGCGTGGAAGCGGTGTACCACTGTCCGCATCTCCCTCCCGAGGGACGGCCGGCCGTGTGCGACTGCCGCAAGCCCCTTCCGGGGATGTTGCACCGGGCGGCGTGCGAGCACGGGGTGGACCTGACTGCTTCCTGGATGGCCGGCGACATGATCACGGATGTGGAGACGGGGCATGCTGCCGGAGCGCGCGGAATTCTGCTGCGCACCGGCTACGGGCGCGGCCAGATCGAGTACCTGCGCCACCGCTGGCGCGTCGAGCCCGACCTGATCTGCGACGACCTGCTCGCGGCCGCGCGCGCGATCGTGGCCGCACTTCCACAACACCCGAGGTGA
- a CDS encoding PfkB family carbohydrate kinase, with translation MDPDDRLKRARDVALRSVDALAGRRILVAGDFLLDRYLVGQATRLSREAPVVIIEHESDDTSLGGAGNAARNVHALGGEPIPLGLVGRDREGDRVVELFRAAGIDTRGMLRDPERRTVTKTRILAGAANTVRQQVLRIDRGGEYGASRIDDLVRRARALVSDVDAVLLSDYGYATLAPAVRSCLIQAARNRNIPSCADSRYQLSEFQGVTVATPNEEELAGVLGRVLRSDADVTAAGRELLRRLNARAMVVTRGSRGMSVFERAGHCRNIPPARRGEVADVTGAGDTVASALALGLAAGADVLGAAVLANAAASVVVGRRGAATAAPGEVARALEAWRKLV, from the coding sequence ATGGACCCCGACGACCGGTTGAAGCGCGCGCGCGACGTGGCCCTCAGGAGCGTCGACGCACTTGCCGGCCGCCGAATCCTGGTGGCGGGCGACTTTCTACTCGACCGGTATCTCGTCGGACAGGCGACACGCCTCTCCCGCGAGGCTCCCGTCGTCATCATCGAGCACGAGAGCGACGATACGAGCCTCGGAGGGGCGGGAAACGCCGCCCGCAATGTGCACGCCCTGGGCGGGGAGCCGATTCCGCTGGGATTGGTCGGACGCGACCGGGAGGGAGACAGGGTGGTCGAGCTGTTCCGGGCGGCGGGCATCGATACGCGCGGGATGCTGCGCGACCCGGAGCGCCGCACCGTCACCAAGACCCGGATCCTCGCGGGAGCCGCCAATACCGTCAGGCAGCAGGTATTGCGGATCGACCGGGGCGGGGAGTACGGCGCGAGCCGGATCGACGACCTTGTCAGGCGGGCTCGCGCGCTTGTCTCCGATGTCGACGCGGTACTGCTCTCGGACTACGGCTACGCGACGCTTGCGCCAGCAGTGCGTTCCTGCCTGATCCAGGCGGCGCGCAACAGGAACATTCCGTCGTGCGCTGACTCTCGCTATCAGCTGTCCGAGTTCCAGGGCGTGACCGTGGCCACCCCCAACGAAGAGGAGTTGGCGGGGGTCCTCGGCCGCGTCCTTCGCAGCGACGCCGATGTCACAGCGGCCGGAAGAGAGCTCCTGCGCCGCCTGAACGCGCGCGCCATGGTGGTCACGCGCGGAAGCCGGGGGATGAGCGTCTTCGAGCGCGCCGGGCATTGTCGGAACATCCCGCCTGCCCGCAGGGGAGAGGTCGCGGATGTGACCGGGGCCGGCGACACGGTTGCAAGCGCGCTGGCGCTCGGGCTCGCGGCCGGCGCGGACGTCCTGGGCGCTGCCGTGCTGGCGAACGCGGCCGCTTCGGTGGTCGTCGGGCGCCGGGGAGCCGCCACTGCGGCGCCCGGGGAGGTGGCCCGCGCGCTCGAGGCCTGGAGGAAACTCGTCTGA